The stretch of DNA CGGGTCGGCTTCGACATGGCCCGTGTGCGCGGCAAGAAGCTCTGCTCGGTGGACAAGGCCAACGTCCTGGCGTCCAGCCAGCTGTGGCGCGAAGTGGTCGAGCAGGTGGCCAAGGATTACCCGGATGTCGAACTGAGCCACATGTACGTCGACAACGCCGCCATGCAGTTGGTGCGTGCGCCGAAGCAGTTCGACGTGATGGTCACCGACAACATGTTTGGCGACATCCTTTCCGACGAAGCGTCGATGCTCACCGGTTCCATCGGCATGCTGCCGTCGGCGTCGCTGGATGCCAACAACAAGGGCATGTACGAGCCATGCCACGGTTCGGCGCCGGACATCGCCGGGCAGGGCATCGCCAACCCGCTGGCGACCATTCTGTCGGTGTCGATGATGCTGCGTTACAGCTTCAACCTGAACGACGCGGCGGATGCCATCGAGCAGGCCGTGAGCCTGGTACTGGACCAGGGATTGCGCACCGGCGACATCTGGTCGGCCGGTTGCACCAAGGTGGGTACGCAGGAAATGGGCGATGCAGTAGTCGCCGCGCTGCGGAATCTGTAATCTTTCGGGCCCACCGCTCAGACGGTGGCCCACTTTTGTATAGGTGTAGTTGCGATGAAACGTGTAGGTCTGATCGGTTGGCGCGGTATGGTCGGTTCCGTGCTCATGCAGCGGATGCTGGAAGAGCAAGACTTCGATCTTATCGAGCCGGTGTTTTTCACCACTTCCAATGTCGGTGGCCAAGGCCCGTCCGTGGGCAAGGACATTGCTCCGCTCAAGGACGCTTACAGCATTGAAGAGCTGAAGACCCTCGACGTGATTCTGACCTGCCAGGGTGGCGACTACACCAGCGAAGTCTTCCCCAAGCTGCGCGAAGCCGGCTGGCAGGGCTACTGGATCGATGCCGCTTCCAGCCTGCGCATGCAGGATGACGCGGTGATCATCCTCGACCCGGTGAACCGCAAGGTCATCGACCAGCAGCTGGACTCCGGCACCAAGAACTACATCGGCGGCAACTGCACCGTCAGCCTGATGCTGATGGGCCTGGGCGGCCTGTTCGAAGCCGGTCTGGTGGAGTGGATGAGCGCCATGACCTATCAGGCGGCCTCCGGTGCCGGCGCGCAGAACATGCGCGAACTGATCAAGCAGATGGGCGCGACCCACGCCGCCGTGGCGGATGACCTGGCCAATCCGGCCAGCGCCATTCTCGACATCGACCGCAAGGTCGCCGAAGCCATGCGCAGCGATGCCTACCCGACCGAGAACTTCGGTGTGCCGCTGGCCGGCAGCCTGATCCCGTGGATCGACAAGGAACTGCCAAACGGCCAGAGCCGCGAAGAGTGGAAGGCCCAGGCCGAGACCAACAAGATTCTCGGCCGCTTCAAGAGCCCGATCCCGGTCGACGGCATCTGCGTGCGGATCGGTGCCATGCGCTGCCACAGCCAGGCGCTGACCATCAAGCTGAACAAGGACGTGCCGATCGCCGATATCGAAGGGTTGATCAGCCAGCACAACCCTTGGGTCAAGCTGGTACCGAACCAGCGTGACATCAGCATGCAGGAGCTGAGCCCGACCAAGGTCACCGGCACCCTGAACATCCCGGTGGGCCGTCTGCGCAAGCTGAACATGGGCTCGCAGTTCCTCGGCGCGTTCACCGTCGGCGACCAGTTGCTGTGGGGTGCCGCCGAACCGCTGCGCCGCATGCTGCGGATCCTGCTCGAGCGTTGATGCTCTGATGCGTTGAAAGAGCCCGCGCCTTGCAAGAGGCGCGGGCTTTTTTCATATCGGAGCAGCTCTGATTGCTGGCTATGAGCATGTTTGCGAAAAGTCTGATGTGCCAGATCTGATAAATTGCCTCGCCCCCAAGCGCCGGGTAAAGTGCCGCTCCCCCCGTTTCGCCAGAGGTAGCACCATGAACCAGTCCTTCGATATCGCCGTGATCGGTGCCACCGGTACTGTCGGCGAAACCCTCGTCCAGATTCTCGAAGAGCGCGATTTTCCGATCGCCAACCTGCACCTGTTGGCCAGCAGCGAGTCGGCGGGGCACTCGGTGCCGTTTCGTGGAAAAAATGTGCGCGTGCGTGAGGTCGACGAGTTCGATTTCAGCAAGGTGCAGCTGGCGTTTTTCGCTGCCGGCCCGGCGGTGACCCTGAGCTTCGCCCCTCGGGCGACGGCGGCCAATTGCGCGGTGATCGACCTGTCGGGCGCATTGCCTTCGGCCCAGGCACCGAATCTGGTGCCGGAAGCCAACGAGCGGGTGCTGAGCGGCCTGGAAAAGCCCGTTCAACTGAGCAGCCCCAGCGCCGCAGCCACGTCGCTGGCGGTGGTCCTGGCGCCGTTGCAGGCCTTGTTCGAGATCCAGCGGGTCAACCTGACCGCCAGCCTCGCGGTGTCCACCCAGGGCCGTGAAGCGGTAACCGAGCTGGCGCGGCAGACCGCCGAACTGCTCAATGCGCGCCCGTTGGAGCCGCGATTCTTCGACCGGCAGATGGCATTCAACCTGTTGGCACAGGTCGGCACGCCCGATGAGCAAGGTCACACCTTGTTGGAAAAACGCCTGGTCCGGGAGTTGCGCGAGGTGCTGGCGCAGCCTTTATTAAAGATTTCTGTCACTTGTGTTCAAGCCCCGGTGTTTTTTGGCGATAGCTATAGCGTGACTCTGCAGTCAGCCACGGCGATCGACCTGGATGCGGTCAATACCGCGCTCGAAGCGGCGCCCGGCATCGAGTTGGTGGAGGCGGGCGACTACCCGACCGCGGTGGGCGATGCGGTGGGGCAGGATGTGGTCTACGTTGGTCGGGTGCGCGCGGGGATCGACGACCCGGCGGAACTTAATCTCTGGCTGACGTCAGATAACGTACGCAAAGGGGCTGCGCTCAACGCCGTGCAGCTGGCTGAGTTGTTGATAAAAGACCTTCTGTAAAAGATACTTGGCAACAATTTGCAGAATGATTCTAGCTGGGCGCTATGCTTGGCTGGTTGCTGGAGGTGAGCTGCTGTCGCGGGCTTCCAAGGCATGCAGACATATATCGCGCGAAGCGGCCCTTCAGGCCGCACGCAATGCCTTACGGCAGCGCTACAACACCTTCTCGCTGGCCGAGGAATGTTCAAACAAAGGATGAGGCTATGGTTCAAGTTCGCAAACTGGTGTTAGCAATAGCGGCCGCGTCGGCGCTGTCCTCCGGTATGGCGCAGGCGCTTGGGCTCGGGGAGCTGACCCTGAAGTCGACTCTGAACCAGCCACTGGTTGCAGAAATCGAGTTGCTGGACGTCAAGGATCTCACCGCCGCCGAGGTGGTGCCGAGCCTGGCCTCGCCTGAAGATTTCGCCAAGGCGGGCGTCGATCGCCAGGCCTTTCTCAATGACCTGAGCTTTACGCCGGTGCTCAATGCCAGCGGCAAGAGCGTGCTGCGGGTCACGTCGAGCCAGCCGCTCTCCGAGCCGATGGTCAAGTTCCTGGTGCAGGTGATGTGGCCCAATGGCCGTCTGCTGCGCGACTACAGCGTCCTGCTCGACCCTTCCAAGTTTTCCCCGCAAACCGCTGAAGCGGCCGTGCAATCCGCGGCACAAACTCCAGCGGTTGCCGCGCCGGTCACCGGTGCCGGCAAGCCTGCTCAATACACCACCTCGGCCCGCGATACCCTCTGGGAGATTGCGGCCAAGGCCCGCAATGGCGGTTCGGTCCAGCAAACCATGCTGGCCATCCAGGCGCTGAATCCGGATGCCTTTATCGACGGCAACATCAACCGGCTGAAGACCGGGCAGGTATTGCGCCTGCCCGATGCCGTGCAGAGCACCAGCCTGCCGCAGCCGCAAGCGATCGCCGAGGTCGCCGCGCAGAATACGGCGTGGCGTCAGGGGCGCCGCCTGGCGCCGCGTGGCGCTCAGCAGCAACTGGATGGCACCCGGCGCGCGGGCGCGGACAAGGCGCCTGCGCAAGGCGCGGCCAAGGATAATCTGAGCCTGGTGTCTGCCGAGTCGGGCAAGGCGCGAGGCAAGGGGGCGGCTGGCGACAGCCAGGCGCTGAGCAACAAGCTGGCGGTGACTCAGGAAAGCCTCGATACGGCCCGGCGTGACAACGCCGAGCTGAAAAGCCGTCTGACGGACCTGCAAAGCCAGCTGGACAAGCTGCAACGCCTTATCGAATTGAAGAACGACCAGTTGGCCAAATTGCAGGCGCAAGGGGCGGGTGCCGTGGCACCAGCACAACCGACCGCGGCCATGCCGGCACAACTGGCTGAGCAGCCTGCGACCCCGGCGGCGCCAGTGACCGATCCTGCGGCAACGTCGGGCGAGGCCTCGGCTGAAGCGGCACCGGCCCAGGCGCAAGCACCGGCGTCCGATGAGGACACATTCAACGACCTGCTGACCAATCCGATCCTCCTGGGGCTGGCGGGCGGCGGGGCAGTGCTGGTGCTGTTGCTGCTGCTGTTGCTGGCTCGCCGTCGCAAGGCTCAGCAGGAGGCAGAAAAGCATCTGCGCATGGCTCGCGCCCTGTCCGAAGAGTCTGATCTGTCCAAGGATCTGGATTTGCCGGAAAGCAGCTTCGAAGGCCTTGAAGTTCCACCGCCGAGCGTCAAGCTCGCTCCAGCTCCAGCTCCAGCTCCAGCTCCAGCTCCAGCTCCAGTCCCGGTCGTGGCGCCTGTGGTGGACGCGGCGCCGGTGGCTGCCGCAGTCGAGCACCCGGCCGATGTGCTGGATCAGGCCCAGTCCCATATCGATGGCGGTCGCCTGAACCAGGCGGCGGCGATCCTGGAGGAGGCCGTCAAGCTGGAGCCGCAGCGTAGCGAGGTGCGCTTGAAGCTGATGGAAGTCTACGGTCATCAGGGCGATCGCAGCGCCTTTGTGGCCCAGGAGCGTCAGTTGGTGGCCAATGGCAAGAATCACGCTGAAGTCGAACAGCTGAAAAGTCGCTTCCCGGCAATGGCTGCTGTGGCGGCCGCGGGTCTCGGCGCTGCGGCCGTGGCGGCGGCGCTGGATGCTCAATACGTCAAGGAGCTGTTGCTCGACGAGCCGCAGGAGCCAGCGCCGGCACCGGTTGTCGACGACCTGGATACCGACTTCGATCTGAGCCTGGACGATCTGGAGGCCGCCTCTTCGGCGTCGCCGGTTGCTCCGGCTGTTCCTGCTCAAGTTGAGCCCGAGCTGGACGACTTCCCGCTGGATGACGACCTGAGCTTCGAGTCGGTACTGCAGCAGCAAACCGAAGCCAAGGAAAGCCTGGACGATCTGTCGGATTTCGACCTGGATCTGGGTGAGGATCTTCCTGCCGCGGCGCAAGCCGATGAGGAATTCCTGCTCAGCCTGGATGACGACCTGAAGGATCTACCGGCTGCCGAAGTGCCTACGGTGACCGAAGCTGCGCTCGACGATCTTGAGCTGCCAGCGGACTTCGACTTGTCCCTGGCTGACGAGATGGATGCGCAGCCCGCTGCCAAGGATGCTTTCGCTTCCGAGCTGGACGATGTCAATGCCGAGCTGGATCGCTTGTCGCAAAGTCTCGAGCAGCCGGACCTGGCCGAGCCGACCTTTACCGCGGAAGATGCCGCGGGCAGTGCCGACGAAGGGGATTTCGATTTCCTTTCCGGCGCCGATGAAGTGGCGACCAAGCTCGATCTGGCCCAGGCCTACATCGACATGGGCGATAACGATGGCGCTCGGGATATTCTCGGCGAAGTCATCAGCGAAGGTAACGACGGTCAGAAAAGCGAAGCCAAGGAAATGCTCGCGCGTCTGGCCTGAGTCGACGCTAGCAGCAAAAAAACGGCAGCCATCGAGGCTGCCGTTTTTGTTTCTGGGCCCATGGCGGCGCTTGCGCGGTTAGGCCAGCAGGTCTTCGTAGAAGGCGCCGAACGGCCGGGTAGGATGGGCGATCTGGATTTCCAGAATCCACAGGCCAACGTTGGGGCATGCCTCGAAGTTGCCCAGGTCGCCCGCTCGATAAATGGCATGGGGGAAGTCGCTGACCCGGTGCCCCTTGATCTCCAGGTTCAGCATCCAGCCCATGGCGCTCGCCTGTTCTTCGGCATAGCGATACAGGGCGGGGCCGGCGACCTTGTGCTCGCTCCAGTGATCACGAACCCGTTCGAACAGGGTTTGGGCCGCCGTGGCACAGGCTTGCATCTCGGGATCGTTGCCGGTGACGAAGGTGGCGCCGCAATCGCCTTCGTGGCGGTCCCAGACCACCCCCAGGTCGATAAAGAAGATGTCGTTGTCGCCCAATATCGGATCGCCTTCGGAGCGTTGCTTGAAGGTCTTCAGGGTGTTTTCGCCAAAGCGCAC from Pseudomonas chlororaphis subsp. chlororaphis encodes:
- the asd gene encoding aspartate-semialdehyde dehydrogenase, which produces MKRVGLIGWRGMVGSVLMQRMLEEQDFDLIEPVFFTTSNVGGQGPSVGKDIAPLKDAYSIEELKTLDVILTCQGGDYTSEVFPKLREAGWQGYWIDAASSLRMQDDAVIILDPVNRKVIDQQLDSGTKNYIGGNCTVSLMLMGLGGLFEAGLVEWMSAMTYQAASGAGAQNMRELIKQMGATHAAVADDLANPASAILDIDRKVAEAMRSDAYPTENFGVPLAGSLIPWIDKELPNGQSREEWKAQAETNKILGRFKSPIPVDGICVRIGAMRCHSQALTIKLNKDVPIADIEGLISQHNPWVKLVPNQRDISMQELSPTKVTGTLNIPVGRLRKLNMGSQFLGAFTVGDQLLWGAAEPLRRMLRILLER
- a CDS encoding aspartate-semialdehyde dehydrogenase, encoding MNQSFDIAVIGATGTVGETLVQILEERDFPIANLHLLASSESAGHSVPFRGKNVRVREVDEFDFSKVQLAFFAAGPAVTLSFAPRATAANCAVIDLSGALPSAQAPNLVPEANERVLSGLEKPVQLSSPSAAATSLAVVLAPLQALFEIQRVNLTASLAVSTQGREAVTELARQTAELLNARPLEPRFFDRQMAFNLLAQVGTPDEQGHTLLEKRLVRELREVLAQPLLKISVTCVQAPVFFGDSYSVTLQSATAIDLDAVNTALEAAPGIELVEAGDYPTAVGDAVGQDVVYVGRVRAGIDDPAELNLWLTSDNVRKGAALNAVQLAELLIKDLL
- a CDS encoding FimV/HubP family polar landmark protein, with product MVQVRKLVLAIAAASALSSGMAQALGLGELTLKSTLNQPLVAEIELLDVKDLTAAEVVPSLASPEDFAKAGVDRQAFLNDLSFTPVLNASGKSVLRVTSSQPLSEPMVKFLVQVMWPNGRLLRDYSVLLDPSKFSPQTAEAAVQSAAQTPAVAAPVTGAGKPAQYTTSARDTLWEIAAKARNGGSVQQTMLAIQALNPDAFIDGNINRLKTGQVLRLPDAVQSTSLPQPQAIAEVAAQNTAWRQGRRLAPRGAQQQLDGTRRAGADKAPAQGAAKDNLSLVSAESGKARGKGAAGDSQALSNKLAVTQESLDTARRDNAELKSRLTDLQSQLDKLQRLIELKNDQLAKLQAQGAGAVAPAQPTAAMPAQLAEQPATPAAPVTDPAATSGEASAEAAPAQAQAPASDEDTFNDLLTNPILLGLAGGGAVLVLLLLLLLARRRKAQQEAEKHLRMARALSEESDLSKDLDLPESSFEGLEVPPPSVKLAPAPAPAPAPAPAPVPVVAPVVDAAPVAAAVEHPADVLDQAQSHIDGGRLNQAAAILEEAVKLEPQRSEVRLKLMEVYGHQGDRSAFVAQERQLVANGKNHAEVEQLKSRFPAMAAVAAAGLGAAAVAAALDAQYVKELLLDEPQEPAPAPVVDDLDTDFDLSLDDLEAASSASPVAPAVPAQVEPELDDFPLDDDLSFESVLQQQTEAKESLDDLSDFDLDLGEDLPAAAQADEEFLLSLDDDLKDLPAAEVPTVTEAALDDLELPADFDLSLADEMDAQPAAKDAFASELDDVNAELDRLSQSLEQPDLAEPTFTAEDAAGSADEGDFDFLSGADEVATKLDLAQAYIDMGDNDGARDILGEVISEGNDGQKSEAKEMLARLA
- the leuB gene encoding 3-isopropylmalate dehydrogenase codes for the protein MSKQILILPGDGIGPEIMAEAVKVLELANAKYSLGFELSHDVIGGAAIDKHGVPLADETLDRARAADAVLLGAVGGPKWDKIERDIRPERGLLKIRAQLGLFGNLRPAILYPQLADASSLKPEIVSGLDILIVRELTGGIYFGAPRGTRELENGERQSYDTLPYSESEIRRIARVGFDMARVRGKKLCSVDKANVLASSQLWREVVEQVAKDYPDVELSHMYVDNAAMQLVRAPKQFDVMVTDNMFGDILSDEASMLTGSIGMLPSASLDANNKGMYEPCHGSAPDIAGQGIANPLATILSVSMMLRYSFNLNDAADAIEQAVSLVLDQGLRTGDIWSAGCTKVGTQEMGDAVVAALRNL
- a CDS encoding M24 family metallopeptidase; this translates as MTAINKEAVGLAYSLQGMLHAKRKTWEAIAQIAARIQPGMLESQARALGLEVLAELGMDRIWHPALVRFGENTLKTFKQRSEGDPILGDNDIFFIDLGVVWDRHEGDCGATFVTGNDPEMQACATAAQTLFERVRDHWSEHKVAGPALYRYAEEQASAMGWMLNLEIKGHRVSDFPHAIYRAGDLGNFEACPNVGLWILEIQIAHPTRPFGAFYEDLLA